The DNA window TTGAACGCCAAGGTCCTCGGTGAGATACGTCCCATGCAGGTTGTTGGGTTCAACGCCGGCAGCGACAAAATGAGTGTCATCCAGCATGACGTAACGCGTGCCGGCTTCTGCCAGCGGGCGCACCAGGTCCTGCCGCCAAACCCGCTCAGTGAGCCACGTTCCCAGTGGCCGCGCACCAAAGTGTTTCTCAAGATAGTCGTTGAGCCTCGTGATCTGCGCAGACTTATCGGCGTCAGGAATGACGGAAAGTATCGGCTCGAAGTATCCGCCGCCCATCAGCTCCACTTGCCCACGCGCCGACAGGTCTTTGAGAATTTGAAAAAATTCAAAATGATGTTTTTCAATCCATTCCAGCAGGCATCCGGAATAGTGCAGGCCCATCTTAATGTGCGGGTGGCGAAGCAGAGTCCTGATAAATGGATCGTAAGCTTTCTGGTATGCTTCTTCGATTACATGATCGAAGTTGCCGACAGGTTGATGCGAGTGAACGACCAGGGCCAATGATATCTTGGTCAACGGGGAACCTCTCCAGACTGTAAAGCCGCTCCTGGCGGCAACGTTCGCATGGACTGATACCGCTAGGATAGAATGAAACACCATTAACTGTCACGACCGGGAAGGCTCACCCATTCACGGGCTGCACCGCCACTCGCACTTGAGAGGACAGAATTGGAATTTCGAAAGCTGCTCGCCTACTGCCAGCGCGATCTACCCAGTACGATGAAACTTCTTCGTAAAGCTGTGGAGATCGAATCTCCCACCTATTCGCAACCTGATATAGACCGCATTGCCCGCTTTTTTGCGCGCGAGTTACGCCGCCAACATGCGAAGGCTTCACTGCTTGAGAACTCAACCACCGGCGCCGCTGTGATTGCGGAATTCTGGGGAGAGCCTCGCGCCGTCAGCCCCCGTCGTGGCGAGGGAAAACGCGCGACTCCAGCCGAGAAAAAGCCCATTCTTCTGATCGGGCACCACGATACCGTGTGGCCCAAAGGGACGCTTGCGCGCATGCCCTTCCGGATTCGGGGAGGACGCGTCTACGGCCCTGGTGTTCTTGACATGAAGTCGGGGATCGTGCTGGCCGTTGCGGCTGTCCGCGCGCTCCAGGCGCTTGGTGCCGAGCCGGCAAGCCGCGTGCGGCTATTTCTGAACCCGGAGGAAGAGACTGGGAGCGGTGCGTTTCGTCGTGTGATCGAGCGTGAGTCAGAGCGGTCCCGTGCCGTACTGGTGCTGGAGCCGGCGGCGGCAGGCGGCGCGTTGAAGACGGCCCGTAAGGGCGTGGGCGAATTTCGTCTTACCGTCCAGGGGCGGTCGGCACACGCCGGCATTAATCCCGCTGCGGGGATCAATGCCATTAATGAGATGGCGCGGCAGATTCTCAGGATTGAAAAACTCGCACAGCCGCGGAGTGGTCTCACTTTGAACGTGGGAGTCATCGAGGGTGGTACGCGTTCGAACGTCGTTCCCGAACTAGCTCG is part of the Acidobacteriota bacterium genome and encodes:
- a CDS encoding M20 family peptidase, with the protein product MKLLRKAVEIESPTYSQPDIDRIARFFARELRRQHAKASLLENSTTGAAVIAEFWGEPRAVSPRRGEGKRATPAEKKPILLIGHHDTVWPKGTLARMPFRIRGGRVYGPGVLDMKSGIVLAVAAVRALQALGAEPASRVRLFLNPEEETGSGAFRRVIERESERSRAVLVLEPAAAGGALKTARKGVGEFRLTVQGRSAHAGINPAAGINAINEMARQILRIEKLAQPRSGLTLNVGVIEGGTRSNVVPELARAAVDVRIPRAEDQTRIEKRMLALKPFHQGALLKIEGGINRPPMERVMTEGLFVKAKTLAGRLGFELKGAATGGGSDGNFSSALGIPTLDGLGGVGDGAHALHEHILIRELPRRAALLAALLATL